A single region of the Marinobacter salinus genome encodes:
- a CDS encoding AraC family transcriptional regulator, whose translation MQSYLRLNHASSREWLSAVRLLLGCASIECHVAGNQARVGALSAIDVEGGRIACLYASQDMDISGCQAEGPVLVVPVEGHVEASWDDHSWWPVSPLLIMHAGNRPRLRLGEKSQVIILKPAPGVVPAPVGDEPNRLISEIRHLVDNYLFKAGFFFNDQHARALTTELFRSLGALLGNGGRRHIPECLKLDRRLLRVLDRFRQHPEWEFDLRGLAAHCGVSERNLYYLMKRETGMTPYRLFQRYRLIRVRWRLVDCTCDIPHISTYAADEGFSHLGRFAALYREHFGELPSETVQWRRNLCADAKSPQDRAAVSEVTK comes from the coding sequence TTGCAATCGTATCTCCGATTGAATCATGCATCCTCTCGGGAATGGTTGTCGGCAGTCCGTCTGCTTTTAGGGTGCGCGAGTATTGAGTGCCATGTCGCTGGCAACCAGGCGAGGGTTGGAGCCCTATCTGCAATTGACGTCGAAGGAGGCCGGATTGCCTGCCTTTATGCCAGCCAGGATATGGATATTTCAGGTTGTCAGGCGGAAGGGCCGGTTCTGGTTGTGCCAGTAGAAGGTCATGTCGAAGCTTCCTGGGATGACCATTCCTGGTGGCCGGTGAGCCCGCTCCTGATCATGCACGCAGGGAATCGCCCCCGTCTTCGTTTGGGTGAAAAAAGTCAGGTGATTATTCTCAAGCCGGCACCCGGAGTGGTGCCGGCTCCGGTTGGTGACGAGCCCAACAGGCTAATCTCCGAGATACGCCATCTGGTTGACAACTATCTCTTCAAGGCCGGCTTTTTCTTCAATGATCAGCATGCCCGGGCATTGACGACGGAGCTGTTCAGGAGCCTCGGCGCCTTGCTTGGAAACGGCGGGAGACGGCACATTCCGGAATGTCTGAAACTTGATCGCCGGCTGCTTCGGGTGTTGGACAGGTTCCGACAGCACCCCGAATGGGAGTTTGATCTCAGGGGGTTGGCCGCTCATTGCGGGGTGAGCGAACGGAATCTGTATTATCTGATGAAGCGGGAAACCGGGATGACGCCTTATCGGTTGTTCCAGCGCTACCGGCTTATAAGGGTGAGGTGGCGACTGGTGGACTGCACGTGCGACATCCCACACATTTCGACCTATGCGGCCGACGAAGGCTTCTCACACCTTGGTCGGTTCGCTGCACTTTACCGGGAACACTTTGGGGAACTGCCGAGTGAAACCGTGCAGTGGCGTCGGAATTTGTGCGCGGATGCAAAGTCCCCACAGGACCGCGCAGCGGTTTCAGAAGTCACCAAATAA
- a CDS encoding secretin N-terminal domain-containing protein, translating to MTLKESSYLWRDMSILSQALALILALCLFPAGVLAQTEARVYELQNRPAVDVAGQIRELYQNAPVTVTARGRQVVVRGDEPLLDEIGRLITAMDVAPAQLRITVRSRENSGGKRSGTGVSASESRVGVTVERKVTSTNNTRQRTLVVQDGQSAHITSGQIRTLPVAIRGGRNPAAILEQVETRSGFLVSPQVISDRAVELNIVSFEEDPASLPGYETEAVVTIRRVEPGQWVSLGKTSTQASGQQSGITYHVNSNRAENRSFEVKVDILP from the coding sequence ATGACACTGAAAGAGTCCTCTTACCTCTGGCGTGACATGAGCATCCTGTCACAGGCTCTGGCCCTGATACTGGCGCTGTGTCTGTTCCCCGCCGGCGTCCTCGCACAGACTGAAGCGCGGGTCTACGAGTTGCAGAATCGGCCGGCTGTCGATGTGGCCGGACAAATCCGTGAACTTTACCAGAACGCTCCTGTGACAGTGACAGCCCGGGGGCGACAAGTGGTGGTCCGGGGCGACGAACCGTTGCTGGACGAGATCGGAAGGCTGATTACTGCCATGGACGTTGCCCCCGCGCAGCTTCGAATCACGGTTCGATCCCGGGAAAACAGCGGTGGCAAACGCTCCGGCACCGGCGTTTCCGCCTCGGAAAGCCGGGTCGGCGTAACTGTCGAGCGCAAAGTGACCAGCACCAACAACACCCGCCAACGAACACTGGTGGTTCAGGATGGCCAGTCCGCACACATTACCTCTGGCCAGATTCGCACTCTTCCGGTGGCCATTCGGGGCGGTCGTAATCCAGCGGCCATTCTGGAGCAGGTTGAAACCCGAAGCGGCTTTCTGGTGAGCCCACAGGTTATTTCCGACCGTGCCGTTGAACTGAACATCGTCTCTTTCGAGGAGGACCCGGCGTCCCTTCCGGGCTATGAAACGGAAGCCGTGGTTACCATTCGCAGGGTGGAGCCCGGCCAATGGGTATCACTGGGCAAGACATCCACACAAGCGAGTGGCCAGCAGTCGGGCATCACTTACCACGTCAATAGCAACCGCGCCGAAAACCGGAGCTTCGAGGTGAAAGTCGACATACTGCCGTAA
- a CDS encoding efflux RND transporter periplasmic adaptor subunit, whose amino-acid sequence MRTASRFLIVIIFLGVVLGGIFGYKFYQFGQMEEMMGQPRPPTQISAVTAQTELWTPAIKAVGSIEAVNGIEVANEVPGVIETINFESGDTVKQGDVLIRINSAIDQAALRTRRAEAQLAEQEFKRVSDLLPKRAVSQSQYDEVKANFDAANARVNEAEAQLSKKVIRAPFDGRLGIRMVDRGEYIPTGTPIVEINMLDPIYVDYTLSEKNLPDVATGYPVVATVAAVPQHGFEGTVSAINTSVNPQTRTVRIRATLSNEENLLRPGMFATVMTRQPRDNEVVTVPRTAVSYNTYGDFVFVVGENDQGTQVVTRRSVSTGETRNNRVEIRSGLSEGETVVAKGLLRLRAGQPVEIQDDSGKPQEASE is encoded by the coding sequence ATGCGCACAGCTTCCCGCTTCCTGATCGTTATTATTTTCCTTGGCGTCGTCCTTGGTGGCATTTTTGGCTACAAATTCTACCAGTTCGGCCAGATGGAGGAGATGATGGGCCAGCCGCGCCCACCGACCCAGATCTCGGCAGTCACGGCTCAAACCGAGCTGTGGACACCGGCTATCAAAGCGGTTGGAAGCATTGAAGCCGTCAACGGTATTGAGGTTGCCAATGAAGTACCCGGCGTCATCGAAACCATCAATTTTGAATCCGGCGACACCGTTAAACAGGGTGACGTGCTCATCCGCATCAATTCCGCGATAGACCAGGCGGCTCTTCGCACCCGCCGGGCCGAGGCCCAGCTGGCTGAACAGGAATTCAAGCGGGTCTCGGATCTGCTGCCCAAACGGGCTGTTTCCCAGTCCCAGTATGATGAGGTCAAGGCTAACTTCGATGCCGCGAACGCCCGCGTGAACGAGGCGGAAGCCCAGCTGAGCAAGAAGGTTATTCGCGCGCCTTTTGATGGCAGGCTGGGCATCCGCATGGTGGATCGTGGCGAATACATTCCGACTGGCACGCCCATTGTCGAAATCAACATGCTTGATCCGATCTATGTTGATTACACCCTGTCGGAAAAAAATCTGCCGGATGTGGCAACTGGCTACCCGGTCGTTGCGACCGTCGCTGCAGTACCCCAGCATGGTTTTGAAGGCACGGTCAGCGCCATCAATACCTCGGTGAACCCGCAAACCCGCACGGTACGGATCCGCGCTACCCTGAGCAACGAAGAGAACCTGCTCCGCCCGGGCATGTTCGCGACGGTGATGACCCGCCAGCCCAGGGACAACGAAGTGGTGACTGTGCCGCGCACAGCAGTTTCATATAACACCTATGGCGATTTCGTTTTTGTCGTCGGCGAAAACGATCAAGGCACCCAGGTTGTCACCCGGCGTTCTGTCAGCACCGGCGAGACCCGCAACAATCGGGTTGAGATCCGCTCTGGTCTGAGCGAGGGTGAGACCGTCGTGGCCAAGGGCCTGTTACGCCTGCGAGCCGGTCAGCCCGTTGAGATCCAGGACGATTCCGGGAAGCCGCAAGAGGCGTCTGAATAA
- a CDS encoding methyl-accepting chemotaxis protein, whose translation MRRNEPVTRKEQTYPEHYHLITTTDIKGRITAANEEFAEVAGFEVDELVGQPHNLIRHPDMPPGAFENMWQTIKAGESWRGIVKNRCKNGDHYWVDAFVTPIRKDGQIVEFQSLRTRPSRDQIERAEKVYSAWNRGQVPRRYLATSPSLTWKLSCLYGLLAASLTIFGLSELTVPHMIVMQGLVFAVFATLFWLTRPMMKSAREACCEAHPALPWIYTGRRDEGAWIEFDRQKRDATLRAVSARMHANIGSLHGRKQRTVEWVSNSVTSIRSQQDDIQHITRAFEELAQSVQRVSELTTRTHDATRNAGESGSQCRQQMNTMNTSLSGLQEQLSTANKRMGILSEKSDAIGVVLEVISDIAEQTNLLALNAAIEAARAGESGRGFAVVADEVRGLAKRTHESTRKIDEMIDALQKETHGVVSVINEGVTSCETTATMAVHASEALEATMKDVDVIASCAHEVAGATEEQSALSTQVERQAERLMELGNQSVQSSESAREESEHLGNNVDQAQLLTSHFLQMLIDKLIPGHPSRKDTRARFPGPVQ comes from the coding sequence ATGCGACGGAATGAACCTGTCACCCGGAAAGAGCAGACATACCCAGAGCACTACCACCTGATTACAACCACCGATATCAAAGGCCGGATAACAGCTGCCAATGAAGAGTTTGCGGAAGTCGCAGGATTCGAAGTGGATGAACTGGTCGGCCAGCCCCACAATCTGATCCGGCATCCCGACATGCCCCCGGGCGCTTTCGAAAATATGTGGCAAACCATAAAAGCAGGCGAATCCTGGCGGGGGATCGTAAAAAACCGATGCAAGAACGGCGATCATTACTGGGTCGACGCTTTTGTGACTCCCATTCGCAAGGACGGCCAGATAGTTGAGTTCCAGTCGCTCCGCACCCGGCCGAGCCGGGATCAGATTGAGCGGGCGGAGAAAGTTTACTCGGCCTGGAATCGTGGCCAGGTGCCCCGTCGCTATCTGGCCACAAGCCCCTCCCTGACCTGGAAACTCAGTTGTCTTTATGGATTACTGGCTGCCAGCCTCACCATATTCGGCCTTTCCGAGCTCACAGTGCCTCACATGATCGTTATGCAGGGACTGGTTTTCGCGGTCTTTGCCACTTTGTTCTGGCTCACCCGCCCGATGATGAAAAGCGCCCGGGAAGCCTGCTGCGAAGCGCATCCGGCGCTGCCCTGGATCTATACCGGAAGACGGGACGAAGGCGCCTGGATAGAGTTTGACCGGCAGAAGCGTGACGCCACACTCCGGGCGGTCTCCGCCCGAATGCACGCCAATATCGGCTCCCTGCATGGCCGCAAGCAACGAACGGTTGAGTGGGTTTCCAACTCGGTTACCAGTATCCGCAGCCAGCAGGATGATATTCAGCACATCACACGAGCCTTTGAGGAACTCGCACAAAGCGTTCAGCGCGTCAGCGAGCTCACTACGCGCACTCATGATGCGACCCGCAATGCCGGGGAATCCGGCAGTCAGTGCAGGCAACAGATGAACACAATGAACACCTCACTCTCCGGGCTGCAGGAACAACTATCTACAGCCAATAAGCGCATGGGGATCCTGTCTGAAAAAAGTGATGCTATCGGCGTTGTCCTTGAAGTTATCTCCGACATTGCAGAACAAACCAATCTGCTCGCGCTGAATGCCGCAATCGAGGCAGCTCGGGCTGGTGAGTCAGGACGGGGATTTGCCGTGGTCGCCGACGAGGTTCGTGGTCTGGCAAAGCGGACTCACGAATCAACCCGTAAGATCGATGAAATGATTGACGCACTCCAGAAAGAAACACACGGCGTGGTCAGCGTAATCAATGAAGGGGTCACTTCCTGCGAAACAACGGCCACAATGGCAGTGCATGCCAGTGAGGCACTGGAAGCCACCATGAAAGACGTCGACGTAATTGCCAGCTGTGCCCATGAGGTCGCAGGCGCGACGGAAGAACAGTCAGCCCTGAGCACGCAGGTGGAAAGGCAGGCCGAACGACTTATGGAGCTTGGCAATCAGTCCGTCCAGAGCAGTGAAAGTGCCCGCGAGGAATCCGAGCACCTGGGCAATAATGTAGATCAGGCCCAGTTGCTGACAAGCCATTTTCTGCAGATGCTCATTGACAAGCTGATACCGGGTCACCCGTCACGGAAAGACACCCGGGCACGATTCCCCGGACCGGTCCAATAA
- a CDS encoding putative bifunctional diguanylate cyclase/phosphodiesterase, translating to MSVQVIQQQNFKALVDNHPRAIMLATTEPRIAYVNHMFRTVTGYQSGEVIGQAPSVLSSGLHSREFYRVMWQGLNDNGRWEGVIWNRRKSGETYPQWLTIYPVEFNAQRFFVGVFMDVGDIAAGNERLASLAYYDPLTELPNRSLFQEFLKARVSQREASQSTFGVLFIDLDFFKSINDLHGHQRGDSVLQQAALCIRSVLRASDVVARLSGDEFAAIVELNSAEELEGICQRTTQVFRAPVVVDKREYFLSASVGAALFPRHGQTGSELLQNADRAMHMAKMAGRACHRMYSAADTEEGHYKQRLSEALVASLKTAPHEFSVVYQPQYQLATGEMAGLEALLRWHHPEFGAVSPADFVPVAEQRGHIHELTEHLVRCILADLPKAAEGLPSGLRLAINISARQISDSRLQQLLDVLFARIRQICWLPEIEITETHLMHLSAECLARLRDFGDQGVSVAVDDFGTGYSSLAYLHTLPVHVLKIDRQFIKRLGGVGTDSRIVSAILGIADALELEVVAEGIENGAQYRMLNDLKCHRGQGFLMARPATWDAIKLLFFDTCQ from the coding sequence ATGTCGGTGCAGGTAATCCAACAACAAAACTTCAAGGCACTGGTGGATAATCACCCCCGTGCCATTATGCTGGCGACTACGGAACCGAGAATTGCCTATGTGAATCATATGTTCCGCACGGTAACTGGCTATCAATCGGGAGAGGTAATTGGTCAGGCACCCTCCGTGTTGAGTTCAGGTTTGCACTCCCGGGAGTTTTATCGGGTGATGTGGCAAGGCCTCAATGATAATGGCCGGTGGGAGGGGGTGATCTGGAATCGACGGAAGAGTGGGGAAACCTACCCGCAGTGGCTCACAATTTATCCCGTTGAGTTCAATGCCCAGCGCTTTTTTGTCGGCGTATTCATGGATGTGGGTGATATCGCTGCCGGCAACGAGCGACTTGCCTCCCTTGCCTATTATGATCCTCTGACAGAGTTGCCTAATCGTTCCCTGTTCCAGGAGTTTCTCAAAGCCCGGGTTTCCCAGCGAGAGGCCAGTCAGAGTACATTCGGCGTGCTTTTTATCGATCTCGATTTTTTCAAGTCAATCAACGATCTTCATGGTCACCAGCGTGGTGACAGTGTTTTGCAGCAAGCGGCGCTTTGCATCCGGAGTGTGCTGAGGGCTAGTGACGTAGTGGCTCGATTGTCCGGCGATGAATTCGCCGCAATCGTTGAACTGAATTCGGCAGAAGAGCTGGAAGGTATCTGTCAACGCACGACTCAGGTTTTCCGGGCTCCCGTTGTAGTGGACAAACGCGAATATTTCCTTTCGGCGTCTGTTGGTGCGGCCCTTTTCCCGCGGCATGGTCAGACCGGCAGTGAATTGCTCCAGAATGCCGATCGTGCCATGCATATGGCCAAGATGGCGGGACGGGCCTGCCACCGGATGTACAGCGCCGCGGACACGGAGGAGGGGCATTATAAACAGCGGCTATCGGAGGCGTTGGTCGCGTCCCTGAAAACCGCACCGCATGAATTCAGTGTGGTGTACCAGCCCCAGTATCAGCTGGCGACGGGCGAAATGGCGGGGCTGGAGGCACTCTTGCGATGGCATCACCCCGAGTTCGGCGCTGTGTCACCTGCGGACTTTGTGCCTGTTGCAGAGCAACGCGGGCATATTCATGAGCTGACGGAACACCTTGTTCGCTGCATTCTGGCGGATCTTCCAAAAGCCGCGGAGGGGCTCCCTTCCGGGCTCAGACTGGCGATCAACATATCCGCCCGTCAAATTTCCGATTCACGCCTGCAGCAGTTGCTTGATGTCCTGTTTGCCCGCATTCGTCAGATTTGCTGGTTGCCGGAGATCGAGATTACGGAAACTCACCTTATGCATTTGTCTGCGGAGTGCCTGGCCCGACTGCGGGATTTTGGTGACCAGGGAGTGAGCGTGGCGGTGGATGATTTCGGGACGGGTTATTCCTCACTGGCTTACCTGCACACCCTGCCCGTACATGTCCTGAAGATCGACCGACAGTTCATCAAGCGTCTCGGAGGCGTAGGTACTGACTCACGGATTGTCTCGGCGATCCTTGGTATTGCCGATGCTCTTGAGCTTGAGGTGGTCGCTGAAGGCATCGAAAACGGGGCTCAGTATCGGATGCTTAACGATCTCAAATGTCACCGTGGGCAAGGATTTCTGATGGCCAGGCCAGCGACCTGGGATGCTATAAAGTTGCTATTTTTTGACACGTGTCAATGA
- a CDS encoding efflux RND transporter permease subunit, with translation MRFTDIFIHRPVLATVVSLLILLLGARAAMEMEIRQYPELESTTVTVTTAYPGASSDLIKGFITTPLQQAIAEASGIDYLTSTSSQGASTITAKMVLNYDANAALAEIQAKVASQRNVLPAEAQDPVITSTTGDSTALMYIAFYSSELDVPQISDYLTRVVQPKLQALSGVGKADLIGRKFALRVWLDPERLAAVDMTPPEVVAKLRANNYQAAVGNTKGQYTEISMTSDTDVADPDQFRNLVVKQSGSTQIRLQDIARVELGSESYDQLALYKGDPATYVAIELAPGANPLTVAGLVKDALPDIESQLPSGLNVRLAYDASNFIEDSINEVIKTLLEALAIVLVVVFLCLGSIRASIVPSVAVPLSLVGGAFVMLMFGFSLNLLTLLSMVLAIGLVVDDAIIVVENVHRHIEQGESRFDAAINGAREMAVPIIAMTTTLVAVYAPIGFMGGLVGSLFTEFAFTLAGAVVISGIVALTLSPMLSGLVLKPHGNPGRFESLVERSFNGVSNGYKKALSSLMETKSVVIFFALVVLGSIYFMTMMSKSELAPTEDQGILFYQGLGPQTATLDYLREHGDEIQNRMSTLPGYEEDFMIIGFTGPNAVFGGFKMAPWSQRDISQFEAQPQLDAELKNVTGLQTAVFPRPSLPGSGGGLPFQFVITTGNTYEQLNQVADQLLGKAMGSGNFMFLQKSINFDRPVTRINVDRDRVADLGLSMQDVGQALSSMLGGGYINRFSMEGRSYQVIPQVDQQFRLDAQALNDYYIRTGSGELVPLGSVVSFSHDIEPSTRTQFNQQNSLTLQGVVMPGVAAGTAMDFMEQTADETLPQGFSYDYTGQSRQLATQGSALVVTFFLSLLVIYLVLAAQFESWRDPLIILVSVPMSVAGAMAFIVLGFATMNIYTQVGLITLIGVVSKNGILIVEFANQLQIEKGLNKVNAVIEAAAIRLRPIIMTSLALIFAMVPLLIAIGPGAESRFAIGLTISAGLGIGTLFTIFVLPAFYILLARDHNNAAH, from the coding sequence ATGCGATTTACCGACATATTTATCCACCGGCCGGTTCTGGCGACGGTGGTCAGCCTGCTCATCCTGCTGCTCGGTGCCCGGGCCGCCATGGAAATGGAAATCCGCCAGTACCCTGAGCTTGAGAGCACCACGGTGACTGTCACCACAGCCTATCCAGGCGCCAGCTCGGACCTGATCAAGGGCTTCATCACCACACCGCTTCAGCAGGCGATTGCCGAAGCCAGTGGCATCGACTACCTGACCTCCACCAGTTCCCAGGGCGCCTCCACCATTACAGCCAAAATGGTGCTCAACTATGACGCCAATGCGGCACTAGCCGAAATTCAGGCCAAGGTTGCCAGCCAGCGAAACGTGCTTCCTGCGGAAGCTCAGGACCCGGTGATCACGTCCACCACCGGTGACTCCACGGCCCTGATGTACATTGCCTTCTACAGCAGCGAACTGGACGTGCCCCAGATTTCCGACTACCTCACACGGGTGGTTCAGCCCAAACTGCAGGCGCTGTCAGGCGTTGGTAAAGCCGACCTTATCGGTCGCAAGTTCGCGCTCCGGGTCTGGCTTGACCCTGAACGACTGGCTGCCGTCGATATGACTCCGCCAGAAGTGGTTGCCAAGCTTCGTGCCAACAACTATCAGGCAGCAGTAGGCAACACCAAGGGTCAGTACACCGAGATCAGCATGACCAGCGATACCGACGTCGCCGACCCCGACCAGTTCCGGAACCTGGTGGTCAAACAATCAGGCAGCACCCAGATACGCCTGCAGGATATTGCCCGCGTTGAGCTGGGCTCTGAATCCTACGACCAGCTTGCCCTGTACAAAGGCGACCCTGCGACCTACGTCGCCATTGAACTGGCACCCGGCGCCAACCCCCTGACCGTCGCCGGCCTGGTCAAGGACGCTCTGCCCGACATTGAGAGCCAGCTGCCCTCCGGCCTGAATGTACGCCTCGCCTACGATGCGTCCAACTTTATTGAAGACTCTATCAATGAGGTCATCAAGACCCTGCTGGAAGCGCTGGCAATTGTGCTGGTGGTGGTGTTCCTGTGTCTGGGCTCTATCCGCGCCTCCATCGTTCCGTCCGTGGCGGTGCCCCTGTCACTGGTCGGAGGTGCCTTCGTGATGCTGATGTTCGGCTTCTCGCTGAACCTGCTTACCCTGCTGTCGATGGTTCTGGCTATTGGCCTGGTGGTCGACGACGCCATCATCGTGGTCGAAAACGTCCACCGCCACATCGAGCAGGGGGAGTCCCGTTTTGATGCCGCCATCAATGGCGCGCGGGAAATGGCCGTGCCAATCATCGCCATGACCACCACCTTGGTGGCGGTGTATGCACCAATCGGTTTCATGGGCGGCCTTGTCGGCTCCCTGTTTACCGAATTCGCCTTTACCCTGGCGGGCGCGGTGGTAATCTCGGGAATTGTCGCGCTGACCCTGTCACCCATGCTCTCAGGCCTGGTACTAAAACCCCACGGCAATCCGGGAAGGTTCGAAAGCCTGGTGGAGCGCAGCTTCAATGGCGTGTCCAACGGCTACAAGAAGGCCCTCAGCTCGCTGATGGAAACCAAGTCTGTGGTCATCTTCTTTGCACTCGTGGTGCTGGGCTCAATTTACTTCATGACAATGATGAGCAAGAGCGAACTTGCACCAACCGAAGACCAGGGCATCCTGTTCTATCAGGGCCTCGGCCCTCAAACAGCGACTCTGGATTATCTGCGGGAACACGGTGACGAAATCCAGAACCGGATGTCGACACTGCCCGGGTACGAAGAGGACTTCATGATCATCGGCTTCACCGGACCGAATGCGGTGTTCGGTGGCTTCAAGATGGCGCCCTGGAGCCAGCGGGATATTTCCCAGTTCGAGGCCCAGCCCCAGCTGGATGCGGAGCTCAAGAACGTGACCGGCCTCCAGACTGCCGTGTTCCCCAGGCCTTCCCTGCCCGGGTCCGGTGGCGGCCTGCCGTTCCAGTTCGTCATCACCACCGGCAATACTTACGAGCAGCTGAACCAGGTTGCCGACCAACTGCTGGGCAAGGCCATGGGCAGCGGCAACTTTATGTTCCTGCAGAAGTCGATCAACTTCGACCGGCCGGTCACCCGCATCAACGTGGATCGGGACCGGGTCGCTGATCTGGGATTATCGATGCAGGACGTTGGTCAGGCCCTCTCCAGCATGCTCGGCGGTGGCTACATCAACCGGTTCAGCATGGAAGGCCGTTCATACCAGGTAATTCCTCAGGTTGACCAGCAGTTCCGCCTGGACGCCCAGGCCCTGAACGATTACTACATCCGCACCGGTTCCGGCGAACTGGTCCCTCTGGGCAGTGTCGTCAGCTTCAGCCACGACATTGAGCCATCCACCCGCACCCAGTTCAACCAGCAGAACTCACTCACTCTACAGGGCGTAGTAATGCCGGGTGTCGCTGCCGGAACTGCCATGGACTTCATGGAGCAGACCGCCGATGAGACGCTCCCCCAAGGCTTCAGTTATGACTACACCGGCCAGAGCCGACAGCTGGCGACCCAGGGCAGTGCACTGGTTGTGACTTTCTTCCTGTCGCTGCTGGTAATCTACCTGGTTCTGGCAGCGCAGTTTGAAAGCTGGAGGGATCCACTCATCATTCTGGTGTCCGTGCCCATGTCGGTAGCGGGTGCCATGGCGTTTATTGTGCTTGGCTTCGCCACCATGAACATCTACACCCAGGTGGGGCTGATTACCCTGATTGGCGTGGTCTCCAAAAACGGCATTCTGATCGTGGAATTCGCCAACCAACTGCAGATTGAGAAAGGCCTGAACAAGGTCAACGCAGTTATTGAAGCCGCCGCGATCCGGCTGCGCCCGATCATCATGACCTCCCTCGCGCTGATCTTCGCCATGGTGCCGCTACTGATTGCCATTGGCCCCGGTGCGGAAAGTCGCTTCGCCATTGGCCTGACCATCAGTGCCGGCCTGGGTATCGGTACGCTGTTCACCATCTTTGTGTTGCCGGCGTTCTATATCCTGCTGGCCAGGGACCACAACAACGCGGCGCACTAA
- a CDS encoding DUF3301 domain-containing protein, translated as MTLGNFFWLFLAGFAIWYWWRAKAIKDFVLQAARKYCKTMDVMLLDDAVYLRGLWFKRDSEGRLRVWRRFLFDFTSTGEERYTGRVIMLGQRILHMELEPHRFS; from the coding sequence GTGACTCTGGGAAACTTTTTCTGGCTGTTTCTGGCCGGCTTTGCCATTTGGTATTGGTGGCGGGCCAAAGCTATCAAGGATTTTGTCCTGCAAGCCGCCCGCAAGTACTGCAAAACGATGGATGTGATGCTGCTTGACGACGCGGTCTACCTCCGCGGGCTCTGGTTCAAGCGCGACTCGGAAGGAAGGCTTCGGGTCTGGCGCCGCTTTCTCTTCGACTTCACATCAACGGGAGAGGAGCGTTATACCGGTCGCGTGATCATGCTTGGCCAGCGCATTCTCCACATGGAACTGGAACCTCACCGCTTTTCCTGA
- a CDS encoding DnaJ domain-containing protein: MHWILGIALAAAVFIVLKKWGALTPEGQKSAIWKIILVGGGALLLFMVLTGRVHVLTAAVAALIPLLRKLPAMLKYVPMFRQHVGMGSEREPGTENQAGRAASHGNMSEREACEVLGVEKGCGEQEVITAHRRLIQKLHPDRGGNDYLAAKINEAKSVLLQKYRG, translated from the coding sequence ATGCATTGGATTCTCGGTATTGCCCTGGCGGCTGCCGTTTTTATCGTTTTAAAGAAGTGGGGAGCATTGACGCCTGAGGGCCAGAAATCCGCGATCTGGAAGATAATACTGGTCGGCGGGGGTGCTCTTCTTCTATTCATGGTGCTGACAGGCCGGGTGCATGTGCTTACTGCAGCCGTTGCAGCGCTGATTCCCCTGTTGCGGAAACTTCCGGCGATGCTGAAGTATGTACCCATGTTTCGGCAACACGTCGGCATGGGTTCGGAGCGGGAACCCGGCACAGAAAATCAGGCGGGGCGGGCGGCTTCCCACGGCAACATGTCTGAGCGGGAAGCGTGCGAAGTGCTTGGTGTCGAGAAGGGTTGCGGCGAACAGGAGGTTATAACGGCTCACCGGAGGCTGATCCAGAAGCTGCATCCGGACCGCGGAGGTAATGATTACCTCGCCGCCAAGATCAATGAGGCCAAGAGCGTGCTGCTCCAAAAATACCGGGGCTAG